Proteins encoded together in one Lysinibacter cavernae window:
- a CDS encoding DeoR/GlpR family DNA-binding transcription regulator: MSNSEAAPTPITTGTSKASRSRREVILRDLDAHGRVEVSELAITLGVAEETVRRDLKALEQSGHLARAHGGAIRASRVVPELGWLAQTEHEVHPVARAAAALIPQQGNVFIGAGDIAEDLASLLPNSQDLHVVTNSIPVALAASRNPEIVVYNLGGLVDPSDASQSGQWAREDLGRLRLDLAFLSPEGMTPDGSLTATTPKSAAILGEVVRTAKRTVLMASGSRLQPKGLVKFAQLADIGYAVVDDRCGEAFHTLATEAGVSVTVAARLTTSSAAVRPDAGTSQPFDDPNISPKSATPEESNS; encoded by the coding sequence ATGAGCAATTCTGAGGCTGCGCCGACGCCGATAACCACGGGCACGAGCAAGGCGTCTCGTTCGCGACGGGAGGTCATCCTTCGCGACCTCGACGCACACGGCCGCGTTGAGGTGAGTGAGCTTGCGATCACCCTTGGCGTTGCGGAAGAAACCGTCCGTCGCGATCTCAAGGCGCTCGAACAGTCTGGCCACCTCGCACGGGCCCACGGTGGCGCGATCAGGGCGTCACGGGTCGTTCCAGAGCTCGGTTGGCTGGCCCAAACCGAACACGAGGTGCATCCCGTTGCCCGCGCCGCGGCGGCGCTCATCCCGCAACAGGGCAATGTCTTCATCGGGGCTGGCGACATCGCAGAAGACCTCGCGTCGCTCCTCCCAAACAGCCAAGACCTGCACGTCGTCACGAACTCAATTCCGGTCGCACTCGCCGCGAGCAGGAACCCCGAGATTGTCGTCTACAACCTCGGCGGGCTGGTTGACCCGAGCGATGCGTCCCAGTCGGGCCAGTGGGCTCGCGAAGACCTCGGGCGGTTGCGTCTCGACCTCGCGTTTCTCTCCCCAGAAGGCATGACGCCAGATGGCTCGCTCACAGCCACAACACCAAAATCTGCCGCGATTCTTGGTGAGGTTGTGCGCACGGCGAAACGCACGGTGCTGATGGCAAGCGGCTCCCGGCTCCAGCCAAAGGGCCTCGTCAAGTTCGCCCAGCTCGCTGACATTGGCTACGCGGTTGTCGACGACCGCTGCGGCGAAGCGTTCCACACACTCGCAACAGAGGCTGGAGTCTCGGTGACGGTTGCTGCGCGGCTCACGACGTCCTCGGCGGCGGTTCGTCCGGATGCCGGCACCTCGCAACCCTTCGACGATCCGAACATCTCCCCCAAGTCGGCTACACCTGAAGAGAGCAACTCATGA
- a CDS encoding HAD-IA family hydrolase, with amino-acid sequence MPENAAPGGVINDPTILGGFTAKGILFDCDGVLVDSDQAAEVAWAEWADEYAPGFSFGRDIVHGRPAADTVAELVAEPLRAAAGQRLRELEVETARLSTPIPGAVEFVRSLPDGSWAVVTSGLPDVARARLAAAGFAQPDIIVTAADITYGKPHPEPYLLGASRLGIDPADAIVFEDAPAGITSATDAGVGLTVGVGERGSKTAANALIDSFVGLSVVTVSEDSFVLSSARRVTIDGQSSSSSLPESETR; translated from the coding sequence GTGCCAGAAAACGCAGCGCCAGGCGGTGTAATCAACGACCCAACAATCCTTGGCGGCTTTACCGCAAAGGGCATCCTGTTCGACTGCGACGGCGTGCTCGTAGACTCCGACCAGGCCGCCGAAGTTGCCTGGGCAGAGTGGGCAGACGAATACGCCCCCGGCTTCTCATTTGGGCGAGACATCGTGCACGGCCGCCCCGCAGCAGATACCGTCGCGGAGCTTGTCGCTGAGCCCCTGCGCGCTGCTGCCGGCCAACGACTTCGCGAGCTCGAGGTCGAAACGGCGCGGCTCTCGACCCCAATCCCGGGGGCCGTTGAGTTTGTCCGTTCGCTTCCAGACGGGTCCTGGGCAGTTGTAACCTCTGGGCTGCCAGACGTTGCACGCGCGCGGCTTGCCGCGGCAGGCTTTGCGCAACCGGACATCATTGTGACCGCCGCCGACATCACCTACGGCAAGCCGCATCCAGAGCCCTACCTGCTCGGCGCGAGCCGACTCGGGATCGATCCGGCCGACGCCATCGTCTTCGAGGATGCCCCAGCCGGCATTACCTCTGCAACGGATGCCGGCGTTGGCCTCACCGTTGGCGTCGGCGAGCGCGGCAGCAAGACAGCCGCCAACGCCCTGATCGACAGCTTTGTTGGCCTCAGCGTTGTCACGGTGAGCGAAGACTCGTTTGTCCTCAGCTCGGCGCGGCGTGTGACCATCGACGGCCAATCCTCCTCTTCCTCCCTACCCGAAAGTGAGACCCGGTGA
- a CDS encoding 1-phosphofructokinase family hexose kinase — translation MSAIVTVTPSAAIDQTYVLPELAIGEVNRASSAHTELSGKGVNVAHAIALGGTRVSAVLTLGENDQALATHQGEHVASRPTLVPVIVPGPTRVNTSIIDSFGRTTKINQSPIPLSDEHWGELHAATLRELESLGASWLVVCGSIPTNTASDELVPFADLLAEAHARGIRTALDTSGQALRQVLQQGAPLTLIKPNTHELADLLGRSLVTIGDVIDAANELRASGVEMVYVSMGEDGALAVAKTGVWWAKTEATSVVNSAGAGDASLAGFITGLADGDADDAVPRAIATAASWGALSVSQQTTLLSALDEARPATVVAAPDRSTLLADPAEVAHA, via the coding sequence ATGAGCGCCATCGTAACCGTAACGCCGTCGGCCGCAATCGATCAGACGTATGTGCTTCCCGAACTCGCAATCGGCGAAGTCAACCGGGCCTCGTCAGCCCACACCGAACTCAGCGGAAAAGGGGTGAATGTTGCACACGCGATTGCCCTCGGCGGTACTCGGGTCAGCGCGGTGCTAACACTCGGCGAAAACGATCAGGCCCTTGCAACCCATCAGGGTGAACACGTTGCCAGTCGGCCAACACTCGTTCCGGTCATCGTGCCAGGCCCAACACGGGTGAATACCTCAATCATCGATTCGTTCGGGCGCACGACCAAGATCAATCAGTCCCCCATCCCGCTGAGCGACGAGCACTGGGGCGAACTCCACGCAGCGACACTGCGCGAGCTTGAATCGCTCGGCGCGAGCTGGCTGGTTGTGTGTGGGAGCATCCCAACCAACACGGCAAGTGACGAGCTCGTCCCTTTCGCCGACTTACTCGCTGAGGCGCACGCTCGCGGCATTCGCACCGCACTGGATACGAGCGGTCAGGCGCTGCGACAGGTCTTGCAGCAGGGCGCTCCGCTCACCCTCATCAAGCCGAACACGCACGAACTTGCTGACCTTCTCGGCCGTTCGCTCGTGACCATCGGCGATGTTATCGATGCGGCCAACGAACTCCGGGCCTCCGGCGTTGAGATGGTCTATGTGAGCATGGGTGAGGATGGTGCCCTTGCCGTTGCCAAAACCGGAGTCTGGTGGGCAAAGACGGAGGCCACGTCAGTGGTCAATTCGGCTGGCGCAGGCGACGCCTCGCTTGCCGGTTTCATCACGGGCCTCGCAGATGGGGATGCCGACGACGCCGTCCCTCGAGCGATCGCGACTGCGGCGTCCTGGGGCGCTCTGTCCGTTTCACAGCAGACCACGCTCCTCTCCGCGCTCGACGAGGCCAGGCCGGCGACCGTTGTGGCGGCCCCAGACCGGTCGACGCTGCTCGCCGACCCAGCGGAGGTGGCACATGCGTAG
- a CDS encoding FGGY-family carbohydrate kinase: MTTRYVLGIDAGQTTVKAVLHDEQLRPVAIGRRSSPLNTSVPRQADRSQDELWAVAAGAIRDAIEQSGIDPASIAAIGIAGHGDGLHLVDTDGAPVGMAITAVDSRAHLEADAILADPVRRSIILERSGQLPVASSPGVLLKWMVANEPDLMQRASAMLSCKDIIRLRLTGVVATEISDACSSFLDVAAAPDEVRWSPDVLEAYGLSEWAHLLPEIRLGGDIGGSVTAEAAALTGLAEGTPVIMGLHDVQAASIGMSALVPGRLALVAGSFSTNGVTTTEKHVDARWQSRLSVRPDLRIAMSTSPTASPTLEWMLRLLGIHSPAERDAIFAEAAALDPTEHVPLVLPYLFASPLGAEASGTVADVRGWHTRAHLLRGTLEGIVLMHVWHTSALAEQFGWETGSGPGAAVLGGGLSNSALYVQLVANALRQPIQVISNEEAGAFGVAALAAVSVGLIPSLEDAQNLVDREPAVEPSPESARYWDRVIASFNELCATLAPWWHAQNAPRGDNKE; this comes from the coding sequence ATGACCACTCGCTACGTTCTTGGCATTGATGCCGGCCAAACCACCGTCAAAGCGGTGCTGCACGACGAGCAGCTTCGCCCAGTGGCGATTGGCCGGCGGTCGAGCCCGCTCAACACCTCGGTGCCAAGGCAGGCCGACCGTTCGCAGGACGAGCTCTGGGCCGTTGCCGCTGGGGCAATTCGGGATGCGATTGAGCAGTCGGGCATCGACCCAGCCAGTATCGCCGCAATCGGTATCGCCGGCCACGGCGACGGGCTGCATCTCGTCGACACGGACGGCGCCCCGGTTGGCATGGCGATTACAGCGGTTGACAGCCGCGCGCACCTTGAGGCAGACGCCATCCTTGCCGATCCAGTGCGGCGCAGCATCATCCTTGAGCGCTCAGGCCAGCTCCCCGTTGCGAGCTCGCCAGGTGTGCTCCTGAAGTGGATGGTCGCGAACGAGCCAGACCTGATGCAGCGCGCCAGCGCGATGCTGTCCTGCAAGGACATCATTCGACTTCGGCTCACCGGTGTTGTTGCGACCGAAATTTCGGATGCGTGCTCTTCGTTCCTCGATGTGGCCGCCGCCCCCGATGAGGTGCGCTGGAGCCCCGATGTGCTGGAGGCATACGGGCTGAGCGAGTGGGCACATTTGCTCCCCGAGATTCGACTTGGCGGAGATATCGGCGGCTCGGTGACTGCGGAGGCGGCGGCGCTCACAGGACTCGCAGAGGGCACTCCGGTCATCATGGGGCTGCACGATGTCCAGGCGGCCTCCATCGGCATGAGCGCGCTCGTGCCAGGGCGGCTCGCCCTCGTAGCCGGTTCCTTCAGCACCAACGGTGTCACGACAACCGAGAAACACGTGGATGCCAGGTGGCAGTCGCGCCTCTCGGTGCGACCAGATCTTCGGATCGCAATGTCTACCTCGCCGACCGCGTCTCCAACGCTCGAATGGATGCTGCGCCTGCTTGGCATCCACAGCCCGGCCGAACGCGACGCCATCTTTGCCGAGGCTGCCGCGCTCGATCCCACCGAGCATGTTCCCCTTGTGCTTCCGTACCTGTTTGCTTCCCCACTTGGTGCTGAGGCCTCTGGCACCGTTGCGGATGTCAGAGGCTGGCACACACGGGCCCACCTGCTCAGGGGCACGCTCGAGGGAATCGTGCTCATGCACGTGTGGCACACTTCCGCTCTGGCCGAACAGTTTGGCTGGGAGACCGGTTCTGGCCCCGGTGCCGCGGTCCTCGGCGGAGGCCTCTCCAACTCGGCGCTCTACGTGCAGCTGGTAGCCAACGCACTGCGGCAACCGATTCAGGTCATCAGCAACGAGGAAGCTGGTGCGTTTGGTGTTGCCGCCCTCGCGGCGGTTTCGGTTGGGCTCATCCCTTCACTTGAGGATGCTCAGAACCTGGTTGATCGCGAACCAGCCGTCGAGCCATCGCCCGAATCGGCGAGGTATTGGGATCGAGTGATCGCGTCTTTCAACGAACTCTGCGCGACACTTGCCCCGTGGTGGCACGCACAAAACGCCCCGAGGGGTGACAATAAAGAATGA